From one Anaeromyxobacter sp. genomic stretch:
- a CDS encoding AGE family epimerase/isomerase yields the protein MPRLLAAPLLSLLALVACTSGSPAADPYLYAPPPAAVVPAGLEAATWVTHLEDDLLPYWRMPEAQGTPVGNFPTYRGMDGSVRGATSRKPRMLGRQTYAYAVGYLLTGDEALLDLSRAGSTWLLEHALDTTRRGWHADLDAAGAPAGDGPKYAQDMSYAVMGPAAYFFVTRDPAAEAAVLSTRDLLFDPATYWDAENGRIRDGRTADLAEERAMDGGSLASWQLVAQLDPVTAFGLLVQPALTDPARREQARADLRALQALLVRSFFRDGIFWGATGSIGAYGSKHTDFGHLLKAYWAVLQIDKRLADRPQAGFLAQHAPVALRRALDAANGRWTKAPTGVEGVTSTGSDWWAYAEADQLAATLALHDPGWIPVVDQTSTNFRADYVDRTRPAREVVPAVDAFGRWAGTWGTTNTAKCNDWKNGFHSTEHALVMFLLGHYLAGTPAPPTSPSRPPGWPSWRRAPRPTPSRARSRASTTWGRSRATHPPQGPGLVHGASVRRAALPLLLLAACGPGPKDPALAGPTFTVGGPHLPGGVHWRGQGGWPAHLLAHQQPGHLHRHLRGARPPPPSSRSPSSRPPAAPPAPRWCRPRPSPRRARRWGGWSGAPAARSTPGWTRPRAA from the coding sequence ATGCCCCGCCTCCTCGCCGCCCCGCTCCTCTCGCTCCTCGCGCTGGTCGCCTGCACCTCGGGGAGCCCGGCGGCCGACCCCTACCTGTACGCCCCGCCGCCGGCCGCCGTCGTGCCGGCCGGGCTGGAGGCGGCCACCTGGGTCACGCACCTCGAGGACGACCTCTTGCCCTACTGGCGCATGCCAGAGGCCCAGGGCACGCCGGTCGGCAACTTCCCGACCTATCGCGGCATGGACGGGAGCGTGCGGGGAGCCACCAGCCGCAAGCCGCGCATGCTGGGGCGGCAGACCTACGCCTACGCGGTGGGCTACCTGCTCACCGGCGACGAGGCGCTGCTCGACCTCTCCCGCGCCGGCAGCACCTGGCTGCTCGAGCACGCGCTCGACACCACCCGCCGCGGCTGGCACGCCGACCTCGACGCGGCCGGCGCGCCGGCCGGCGACGGGCCGAAGTACGCGCAGGACATGTCCTACGCGGTGATGGGGCCGGCGGCCTACTTCTTCGTCACCCGCGACCCGGCCGCCGAGGCGGCGGTGCTGTCCACCCGCGACCTGCTCTTCGACCCGGCCACCTACTGGGACGCCGAGAACGGCCGCATCCGCGACGGCCGCACCGCCGATCTCGCCGAGGAGCGGGCCATGGACGGCGGCAGCCTGGCGAGCTGGCAGCTGGTGGCGCAGCTCGACCCGGTGACGGCCTTCGGGCTGCTGGTGCAGCCGGCGCTGACCGACCCGGCGCGGCGCGAGCAGGCGCGCGCCGACCTGCGGGCGCTGCAGGCCCTGCTGGTCCGGTCCTTCTTCCGCGACGGCATCTTCTGGGGCGCCACCGGCTCCATCGGCGCCTACGGCAGCAAGCACACCGACTTCGGGCACCTCCTCAAGGCCTACTGGGCGGTGCTGCAGATCGACAAGCGGCTGGCGGACCGGCCGCAGGCGGGGTTCCTGGCCCAGCACGCGCCGGTGGCGCTGCGGCGGGCGCTCGACGCCGCCAACGGGCGCTGGACCAAGGCGCCCACCGGGGTGGAGGGCGTCACCAGCACCGGCTCCGACTGGTGGGCCTACGCCGAGGCCGACCAGCTGGCCGCCACGCTGGCGCTGCACGACCCCGGCTGGATCCCGGTGGTGGACCAGACCTCCACCAACTTCCGCGCCGACTACGTGGACCGGACCCGGCCGGCCCGCGAGGTGGTCCCCGCGGTGGACGCCTTCGGGCGCTGGGCCGGCACCTGGGGCACCACCAACACCGCCAAGTGCAACGACTGGAAGAACGGCTTCCACTCCACCGAGCACGCCCTGGTGATGTTCCTGCTGGGCCACTACCTGGCCGGCACGCCGGCGCCGCCCACTTCGCCTTCCCGGCCGCCCGGGTGGCCGAGCTGGCGGCGAGCGCCACGCCCTACACCTTCCAGGGCACGGTCGCGAGCTTCGACGACCTGGGGCCGCTCGCGGGCGACCCACCCGCCACAAGGTCCGGGTCTGGTTCACGGTGCTTCGGTGAGGCGGGCGGCTCTTCCCCTTCTGCTCCTCGCCGCCTGCGGCCCGGGGCCCAAGGACCCGGCCCTGGCCGGCCCCACCTTCACGGTGGGGGGCCCTCACCTTCCGGGTGGGGTCCACTGGCGTGGTCAAGGAGGCTGGCCTGCTCACCTTCTGGCTCACCAGCAGCCCGGCCACCTGCACCGACATCTTCGCGGCGCCAGGCCACCACCACCTTCTTCTCGCTCGCCATCGAGCCGCCCGCCAGCGGCGCCACCAGCGCCACGGTGGTGCCGACCAAGGCCTTCCCCGCGGAGGGCGAGGCGCTGGGGCGGCTGGAGCGGCGCACCGGCGGCGCGCTCGACGCCCGGGTGGACGCGGCCTCGGGCAGCGTGA